Within Candidatus Zixiibacteriota bacterium, the genomic segment CATAATGCACGTCTTGGCCGCCTTCTGGGACTATATAAGACCATTCCGAAAGAATTCCCATGCCATCAACCGAATAAGGTCAGCGGCCATCCCTAATCTATAAAAGTAGGGTTTTTCAACACTCCCCTTCGTCTGGGGTTCCGCCCTTGTATCTACTAATTCGATGGGGAGAAGAATGTCGAGACCCCCATTAATTCCGCGGCGCGGAATTCAGGGGGAATTTTGGCCTATCTCTGCTTGCAGTCAGTCAACCGGCAATGTGGACATCGGTCGTGCCGGTGCAATTCGGGACGGGCAAAGACTCATAAATTTCTTCGACGCCTTAAAGGCAGGAGGGCAGGACCGGCGTCCCGCCCTCCACCGTCGGTCACCCTGAGGAGGTAAACGGCGATAAATGGAACCGCGAAAGGATGTGATATTTCAAAATGAGTCGGGCGGCGTTCTGATCCGTAGGCCGGCCATTGGGCATTCCCACGGCCCGACACAGAATCATCCCGTCTTCTCTTTGACAGGTTCTCTATGAGTGATATTTGGGGAAAGGCGCCAATCTTACATAATATCATGGCACAGGGGCCGAAGAGAGGATGCATTTTGTTTTGACAGAATCGGCGGAAAACGTTAATTTGTAAGTCAATGGAGCGGACGGCAAAACAGAAGGACTTGCAGGTGAAAGAGTTATTGGCCCGAGCCCGACAGGGAAATAAAAAGGCCGAAGAGGAAATTTTTCGGTTTTTGTATGAAAGATTTGCCCTCATTGCCAAATATAGATTAGGGAGGGAAGAGGCTCGGGACATCTCTCAAGACGCCTGCATGACGATCTTGGAGAAGTTCCGAGCCGAAAAGATACCGGAAAATTTCGAAGCGTGGGCTCATGGAGTGCTTCGTATGAAAATCGGCAATTTCTTGCAGAAAAGAGAAGTCAGACATAAAGTTATGGTGGATGAGATGTTTATCGGTGGGGCCGCCGAGCAGCCGGATATTCCGCCGAATCCGGAGTTTAAACGGAAATTGTTGGATTGTCTGCGCAAAATAATCCAAGTTTTTCCGCGTTATGCCCGGGCCATGAAGCTCGTGCACCAGTGGTATAAAACCAAAGAGATTTGCGACCGCATGGGGATCAATGCCGGCAATCTGTATGTCATTCTTAATCGCGGTCGCAGTATGCTTGGCCGCTGTCTCATTAAAGGAGGGATTGAGTGAACATTGATAAATGTAAGGAACCCGAAATAGGCACCATGCTTCATGCCTATGAGCTGGGGGCGCTTTCGGAGGAGGATACGGAACGTTTCGAAGTCCATTTGTTGAAATGTCGATACTGTTTCGCTTCAGTCAAGCAGTTCGAGACGACCGCCGGGCTGTTGCGGCATGATGGGTCGGTGAAAGAAGAAGTGGCCTCTGTCGGTTCAGAGACAACCGAGTTGTCGCTGTTGCGCCGAAGCCTGAAATTCCTCTGGCCGGAACGGCCGCTGGTTTTTAAACCGGCCCTGGCCTTACTTGTGATTCTGGCTCTCATCTATCCGGCTTATCTGGGATTATCGGAGAAAGGTTCCAACTGTATCCGGCCGGTCGGTTCGATTACCCTGCTTCCTCTGCGAACCATGATGACTGATACGTACAGCCTTTCCTCGGGGAAGGATCTGGTTCTTTCGTTCGTATTTGACAATGCCGAGCCGAATACAAAGTATCGGCTGACAATAAAAGATGCCGGCGGCAATGTTATTTATGGGGATGATGCTTTTGCGGATTTTGACAATTTCCAGACCGGTCGGATTTTTGTCCCTAATAGTGTTTTGCGGGCGGGAAGGTATCATCTTACGGTGGAAGTGCCAAGGGGGGATACGCTGATAAAGGGGCCGGAATATTATTTTGAGGTTAAACCCTGATAATATCGGGGATCCGTCGGGACTTGGTTGGTTTTCGAAATGGGATATGGGGGCGATTCCTGGAGATATCGGCAACTGCGTGAATTTGCAACTGGTTCTAATCGATCATAATCACGGCGGCGCCGGTGAATTTCCCATGGCGTAAGTCATCAAGCGCTTCGTTTGCTTTCGACAGCGGATAAGGATGCACCTCTGTCTGCACCGGTACTTTGGGCGCCAGAGCGAGGAATTCCTCACCATCGCGGCGTGTCAGGTTGGCCACCGAGCGGACGATACGTTCCCCCCAGAGAATGGAATAGGGAAATGAGGGGATATCGCTCATGTGGATTCCGGCGCAGACAACCACGCCGCCTTTGCCGACCGCCCGCAGCGCCGCCGGCACCAGTTCCCCGGCCGGGGCAAAAATAATGGCGGCATCAAGCGGCACCGGAGGTAGCTGGTCGGAATCTCCCGCCCAGACAGCGCCGAGCCTGAGGGCAAATTCTTTCCCCGAGACATCATCACTCCGCGTGAAAGCATAAACCTCACGTTTCTCATAACGGGCCACCTGAACCAATATATGGGCGGCGGCGCCGAAACCATAAAAGCCGAGACGGAAGGCGTCACCGGTCATACGCAGAGCGCGGTATCCGATCAAACCGGCGCAGAGAAGCGGGGCCGCCTGCATATCGGGATAGCCGGCCGGAATCGGAAAACAGAACCGCTCATCGGCGACACAGTACTCGGCAAAACCGCCGTTAATCTGATAACCGGTATATAGGGCCTTGTCGCAGAGATTCTCGTGTCCGGTGCTGCAGTAGGTACACTCGCCGCAACTTCCCCCAAGCCAGGGGACGCCGACGCGATCGCCGAAAGCGAAGTGACCGCTTGCCTGACCGGTGTCTAAGACAGTCCCGACTATTTGGTGCCCGGGGATGAGGGGCAGGTTCGGTTCTTTCAGATCGCCGTCGACGACATGCAGGTCGGTACGGCAGGCGCCGCAGGCATGAATTTTTATGAGAAGCTGTCCTTTCTTTGGAATGGGGGCCGGAATTTCGGTCAATTCCAGAGGAGTCTCAGGGGCATTTAGAATCATCGCACGCATAATACCGTCACTTTCATTTCGAGCCGGTAATATTTCCAAATCATCGGCATCGGAACAAATCTATCAATATGAGGTCAATGATGCAATGCAATAATCATGTTCGGGTGTCGTAAGGAAAAAATATTCAGGGGTGTCTGCCTGACACCCCTGATTGGATAAATATTGTATTACGGGAATGGAGCAGAAAATCAGGCGACGGCTTTTTTCTTCTCAAGCTTTTCGGCAATGACTTTTTCCTCGATACTCCTGGGAAGCGGTGAGTATTCCAGGAATTCCATCGAGAAGTTGGCACGGCCGCTGGAGAGAGTCCGCAAACTTGAGGCATACCCGAACATCTCCATCAGGGGGACGGTCCCGTTGATTTTCTGCGACCCTTTGCGGTGACGCCGCATGCTGCCGATTTTTCCGCGCCGGCGGGTGACATCTCCGATAATATCCCCCATATATTCATCAGGAGTGTTGATTTCGATTTTCATCAGCGGTTCGAGAAGCTGGGGCGCGGTTTTATGAATTACCTCGCGGAGCGCCTGTGCCGTGCAGAGGCGGAAAGCCATCTCGCTGGAATCAACGGTATGATAGTTACCGTCAAGAAGGACAAATTTCATATCGACCATGGGATAACCGGCCAGAAGTCCTTTGTCGGCCATTTCGCGGAAACCTTTCTCCACGGCCGGAATATACTCGCGCGGAATATTGCCGCCCTTGACATGGTCGACAAATTCAATTCCGCCGCCCGGATTCGGCTCAAGGCGGAAATCGATCTGGGCGAACTGCCCTTTACCGCCGGTCTGTTTCTTATATTTGTAATCGAGGCGTATCTCGCGGGTAATCGTCTCGCGAAAAGCGACCGAGGGAGCGCCGACAACAACATCAACTTTGTGGTCGTTCTTGAGCCGGTCGACAATGACATCAAGGTGCAATTCTCCCATGCCGGATATGACCACTTCCTCGGTTTCCTCCTCGAAATGCACTTTGAATGAGGGATCCTCGAGAGCGATTTTACTCAGGGCGACGGCCAGCTTTTCGCGGTTGTTTTTCCCGGCCGGTTCGATGCGAAGGTCAAGCACGGTATCAGGGTAATGTATATTTTCGAGCAGGATGGGATGATCCTGTTCACAGAGAGTATCTCCCGTGGTGGTGTACTTCATACCAATCAGGGCGCCGATATCGCCGGCTTTCAGTTCGGTTATTTCTTCCCGGTCGGCGGCGCGAATACGGAGTATCCGTCCGATCCGTTCCCGTTCGCCCTTGGTAGCGTTATGGATATAACTTCCGGCCTTAAGCTCACCCGAATAGACTCTGATAAATGTCTGCTGGCCGACATAAGCATCGGTAATGATCTTGAAAGCGAGGGCCGCAAAGGGGCTCTTGGTTGAGGGTTTACGGGAAATAGTCAACTCGTGGTCATCGATGTCAGTCCCGGTGATTATCCCGCGGTCAATCGGGGAGGGAAGATAATCGACGACGGCATCCAGAAGCGGCTGGATACCTTTATTCTTGAAGGCGGCGCCGCAGAAAACCGGCGTAATAAGACCACTTAAAACGGCATGACGAGCGACATGTTTGATTTCCTCAACAGCAATCGGCCCTTCGTTCAGATACTTGGTCATCAGGGAATCATCAAAATCGGCCAGGCGGGCGATCAGGTTGTCGCGCAACTGCCCGGTCTGGGTTTTCAATTCCTCGGGGATTTCTATGAGAGCATTCTCGCGGCCGTTGTATTTAATAGCGACCAAATTTACCAGATCGATAAGCCCCTCGAATTTCTCTTCACTGCCGATCGGAATCTGAAACGGCACGGCGTTGGCCTCGAGCATGTTGTTCATCAGCTCAATCGTATGGAAATAGTCGGCTCCGGCACGGTCCATCTTGTTGATGAAGGCTATCCGCGGCACTTTGTAGCGGTCGGCTTGATGCCAGACTGTTTCGCTCTGCGGTTCCACGCCGCCGACGGCGCAGAAAACCATGACGATGCCATCAAGGACACGTAGCGACCGCTCCACCTCGAGGGTGAAATCGATATGACCGGGGGTGTCGATGATATTTATTTGATGATCGTTCCATTCGGTCGTAATAGCCGCCGAGGAGATGGTGATACCCCGCTCCTGCTCCTGTTTCATGAAATCCATGACGGCTTCGCCATTATGCACCTCACCCATCTTATGGGTTCTTCCGGTGTAGAAGAGGATTCGTTCGGTGGTGGTCGTTTTCCCGGCGTCGATATGGGCCACAATACCTATATTTCTAATCTTCTGTATTCTCGCCTGATCCAAAATTCAATCTCCTAAAAACAAAAACATATACAATCGAGTAATCTCTGTTCAATTCAACCCCAAAACCGCAACAGATTCAATTACTCTACCCTGTGTGCAGATAAAATGGTTAAATCTGACGAAAGTTCCCGTAAATGCAGGAAATTCGGGGCAGAGTATTATAATAGAAATGTGAAAATTTCCAAAGAAAAAAAGCAACCACCCCGATCAATTCGCGCAAATATCGTAAATTGGTTAAAGCGTTATCCGATAACAGCATGTGGTAATATCGCGGCGCGAGCGGCGGATTTGAAAACCCGCCGCTCGCGGGTGATTACGAGGAAGCAACCTCGAAAACGGACCAGATTCTCTTACAGGCACACCGGGGCCGGACCCCCTTTATAAAGATGATTTATCAGATAAGTGACATCCTGAAGATTGAGATTGCCGGAATGATTCACATCGGCTGCCTGCCAGACCGGTACCGGCGACGGGCCTCCTTTATATAAGTAATTTATCAGATAGGAGATATCCTGTATGTTGATCAAACCGCTATTATTGATATCACCACAACGAAAGTCGCAGGCATCACCGATACCATCGCTGTCGGAATCATGCTGGTCGGGATTGGCAATCATGGGGCAGTTATCGGTCAGATCGGGGATTCCGTCATTATCGTCATCCGGGTCGCAGAGATCACCCAGCGCGTCGTGGTCGTTATTGGCCTGGTCGGGATTAGCCACACTCGGGCAGTTGTCGCAGGCATTAATGATACCATCGTTGTCGGTGTCGGGCGTTCCGGCCGGGGCGGTAACGGTCACAAAGGCATTCTTGGTCATCGTGCTTGTCCCGCAGCGATCCGTTATGGTGAGAATCACCGTATATATACCGGGGCATTTATACGAGTGCAATGCATAATAGGTTGATGACGTAGTATCCTTGCCGTCGCCAAACTCCCAATAATAGGTAGCGGAGGACATATCAACATACTTGGGCCAGAAATAAACTTCGAAATTGATATTAACCGTCGAATCGTTGCAGACAAAATCGGCCGAGCGGGGCTGGCAGGTGACATGAATCAGGTTGGTCTTTATGACCGTATCCGGGCCGCAGCCGTTGGTTGCTATCAGAGTCACCGTATAATAACCCACGCTGTCGAACCTATGTATTGGATCGCGCGCCGTCGAGGTCTGCCCATCACCGAATTTCCAGAGCCAGAAGGACGGAGTATGAGTAGAATTATCGTAGAAATGCACTGTCAGGGGGTAATTGCCGGTGGTCGTGTCGGTAAAGAAATCTGCGGTCGGCCGCCAGCAGGCCAGGCCAAAGCGATGCGAGATAACCTAGCCGCTATTATCGGCGAGATCAGAGCCTCGGATACGCAGAAAACAGCTATCGGAATTGATGTTGGGCGTATGCCAGAGATATTTGCCGGCGTTAGGCATCAATGCACCGCTTTTGGGGAGTGAGGCAGCGGAACCCATGCCGTTGTTATAGGGAAGCGGGCCGGCAATTTGGGACCAGGTGCGCTTGTTATTTGTGGAAAGCTCCACATAAAGAGAGCAGGAGTTAAGTACCCCCGGCGGTGCGTCCCACATAACAGTAATAGTGTCGTTCTTATTAATTTCGGTCATGCCGGCTGAGGGCTGTATGAAATTGAAATCAAATGGCCCGCCGGTGAAAATCGCCCGATACCAGTGGGTGCTGTCAACTGCATAATCAACCAACAACCCGTACGGATTTTGCATGGATTGGTCAATTATGGTGCCTGTAGTCCAGTTGCGATGTTCCCAATGGTGAAATGTATAATTGTAACTATCTTTGCTGAAGGGAATTGCAGTAAGGGTATGCATTTCATTCTCCAGCCAGCAGCCTTGATACGACACTGTACGAAGCCAGCTATCAACCTCCAATTCCAAGCCATTCATATTTGGATCCACAGAAAGATAATCCACCATGGCAATGCCGTTCTTATACCTGTAGCTAAAGTAGCCATCAAAAATGGCGTCCGCTTCCTGCTCTATATGATGGTCGGTATTATTATAAAACATGTATGCCTCGGACGGCTGGCTGATGAAGGAGGCCTCACTAATTGTGGACTCCATGTAGGTTCTTTCAAGAATTGTATAAACGCCGTGAGAATCAGCCGGATTCTTGACATATCTGTTAGGCCAGTTAGTCGATACCCGAAGCAGAATTTTCAAGGCGAGTTGTGAGTCATTCTGCCTGTTGCGCCCGCTATAAGTCGTATCATATTCCGGAATGCCGGGATCTTGAGGCGTTGTTGCCGTACTCGAGTAAAGGGAATGAATATACTGCTTCGTGGTATCTGCAACGCAATTGTGATGAATAGATATGAAGGTGTAAGCTTCATTACTATCGGCAATTATGGCACGGCGTGTCCACGAGGGATTCGTATCAGTAGTTCTTGTGAATACAGCGGAATAGTAACCAATATTATCAATATAATCACGAAGGGCTAACCCGACTGATAGGTTGATATGTTTTTCATAGTATGAAGGGATGACGGTCACACAACCAGGTGCGTTGTCCCCGCCATGTCCCGGATCGATACACATATCAATCCATGTAGCGAAGCTAAATGGAGAAATAAGAATAATCCCTATAACATATATCAAACTATTAATGGATTTCATTTGGCCCCCTTATGATTATATATACTTTATTGTTTGCAAGAAAAGCGATGCTTCTGCCGTTGGGTGCATATACCGGGGCGGTACCATTGGTTATCCCGATCAGAGAATCCAGTATCACGAATCTATTATTCAGATAGTTGTATGTGCCAATCTGATTCACTTCATAGGATTTATCGTCGTCGCATGCGATCTGAAATAGAATTTCATGGTCGCTTGGATTAAATGAACCAAATTCGAAGCCGCATTGCACAGTTTTGGGCGGGTGTTGTTTCAATATTGTATCAAGGACTATATAGGTAGAATCAGCCAGGCGTTGCATTGTACCGCCCATGAGTATATATGTCCTATCGCGATTAATACCCAGCGGCCCGGTCATATCCTGGTATGGTTTCCGTGCAATTCTTACCGAATCGCTCGCATCGGCGTTGACATAATATAGTCCTGTGGTACCCCAGCGAACGAAATGATCATTGCTCATGGACTTTTGCGAAGATGTGGTTTTAGTCCTGCTGATTATAGGGACGAGCGTCGATTTCTGGTCAGTCGCTTTGCGATAGTCGCCAGACCCCTCATAACGGCGTTTCGCAATATTATAACAAACCGTCCCCTCCAACGTTTTGAAAGGGCCCTCGAAATTGGTGACCATTATGGAATCATCACCAACGCCATTGCGGTCAAATTGCTCCAATATTGTCTCCTGACCGTTTTCGATATCCAGGAGCGAAAGGCGATATGGAATTGCCCCTCCTTTCTCACGGCCCTTGAAAGTTATGGCTATCTCTTTGTCCGAAA encodes:
- a CDS encoding zf-HC2 domain-containing protein; the protein is MNIDKCKEPEIGTMLHAYELGALSEEDTERFEVHLLKCRYCFASVKQFETTAGLLRHDGSVKEEVASVGSETTELSLLRRSLKFLWPERPLVFKPALALLVILALIYPAYLGLSEKGSNCIRPVGSITLLPLRTMMTDTYSLSSGKDLVLSFVFDNAEPNTKYRLTIKDAGGNVIYGDDAFADFDNFQTGRIFVPNSVLRAGRYHLTVEVPRGDTLIKGPEYYFEVKP
- the fusA gene encoding elongation factor G; the protein is MDQARIQKIRNIGIVAHIDAGKTTTTERILFYTGRTHKMGEVHNGEAVMDFMKQEQERGITISSAAITTEWNDHQINIIDTPGHIDFTLEVERSLRVLDGIVMVFCAVGGVEPQSETVWHQADRYKVPRIAFINKMDRAGADYFHTIELMNNMLEANAVPFQIPIGSEEKFEGLIDLVNLVAIKYNGRENALIEIPEELKTQTGQLRDNLIARLADFDDSLMTKYLNEGPIAVEEIKHVARHAVLSGLITPVFCGAAFKNKGIQPLLDAVVDYLPSPIDRGIITGTDIDDHELTISRKPSTKSPFAALAFKIITDAYVGQQTFIRVYSGELKAGSYIHNATKGERERIGRILRIRAADREEITELKAGDIGALIGMKYTTTGDTLCEQDHPILLENIHYPDTVLDLRIEPAGKNNREKLAVALSKIALEDPSFKVHFEEETEEVVISGMGELHLDVIVDRLKNDHKVDVVVGAPSVAFRETITREIRLDYKYKKQTGGKGQFAQIDFRLEPNPGGGIEFVDHVKGGNIPREYIPAVEKGFREMADKGLLAGYPMVDMKFVLLDGNYHTVDSSEMAFRLCTAQALREVIHKTAPQLLEPLMKIEINTPDEYMGDIIGDVTRRRGKIGSMRRHRKGSQKINGTVPLMEMFGYASSLRTLSSGRANFSMEFLEYSPLPRSIEEKVIAEKLEKKKAVA
- a CDS encoding zinc-dependent alcohol dehydrogenase family protein, with the protein product MRAMILNAPETPLELTEIPAPIPKKGQLLIKIHACGACRTDLHVVDGDLKEPNLPLIPGHQIVGTVLDTGQASGHFAFGDRVGVPWLGGSCGECTYCSTGHENLCDKALYTGYQINGGFAEYCVADERFCFPIPAGYPDMQAAPLLCAGLIGYRALRMTGDAFRLGFYGFGAAAHILVQVARYEKREVYAFTRSDDVSGKEFALRLGAVWAGDSDQLPPVPLDAAIIFAPAGELVPAALRAVGKGGVVVCAGIHMSDIPSFPYSILWGERIVRSVANLTRRDGEEFLALAPKVPVQTEVHPYPLSKANEALDDLRHGKFTGAAVIMID
- a CDS encoding N-acetylmuramoyl-L-alanine amidase, whose translation is MKSINSLIYVIGIILISPFSFATWIDMCIDPGHGGDNAPGCVTVIPSYYEKHINLSVGLALRDYIDNIGYYSAVFTRTTDTNPSWTRRAIIADSNEAYTFISIHHNCVADTTKQYIHSLYSSTATTPQDPGIPEYDTTYSGRNRQNDSQLALKILLRVSTNWPNRYVKNPADSHGVYTILERTYMESTISEASFISQPSEAYMFYNNTDHHIEQEADAIFDGYFSYRYKNGIAMVDYLSVDPNMNGLELEVDSWLRTVSYQGCWLENEMHTLTAIPFSKDSYNYTFHHWEHRNWTTGTIIDQSMQNPYGLLVDYAVDSTHWYRAIFTGGPFDFNFIQPSAGMTEINKNDTITVMWDAPPGVLNSCSLYVELSTNNKRTWSQIAGPLPYNNGMGSAASLPKSGALMPNAGKYLWHTPNINSDSCFLRIRGSDLADNSG
- a CDS encoding RNA polymerase sigma factor, whose amino-acid sequence is MKELLARARQGNKKAEEEIFRFLYERFALIAKYRLGREEARDISQDACMTILEKFRAEKIPENFEAWAHGVLRMKIGNFLQKREVRHKVMVDEMFIGGAAEQPDIPPNPEFKRKLLDCLRKIIQVFPRYARAMKLVHQWYKTKEICDRMGINAGNLYVILNRGRSMLGRCLIKGGIE
- a CDS encoding PKD domain-containing protein gives rise to the protein MACWRPTADFFTDTTTGNYPLTVHFYDNSTHTPSFWLWKFGDGQTSTARDPIHRFDSVGYYTVTLIATNGCGPDTVIKTNLIHVTCQPRSADFVCNDSTVNINFEVYFWPKYVDMSSATYYWEFGDGKDTTSSTYYALHSYKCPGIYTVILTITDRCGTSTMTKNAFVTVTAPAGTPDTDNDGIINACDNCPSVANPDQANNDHDALGDLCDPDDDNDGIPDLTDNCPMIANPDQHDSDSDGIGDACDFRCGDINNSGLINIQDISYLINYLYKGGPSPVPVWQAADVNHSGNLNLQDVTYLINHLYKGGPAPVCL